The Zonotrichia albicollis isolate bZonAlb1 chromosome 9, bZonAlb1.hap1, whole genome shotgun sequence genome has a window encoding:
- the LOC141730059 gene encoding low affinity immunoglobulin gamma Fc region receptor II-like, whose protein sequence is MAGLHPTVPNPAMALAGWCPLSLAGAQTTQLLVEPPWRPAVLWDRVTLTCQDSGTAGDTTWYKDGQRWRQEGGNNFTVTESGTYTCERPESGCSPPVNVSDDQVVLQVPARALLEGETLTLRCRYRQEKLATLVFYREETELGRLYNGTELSLSPLQLNHSGRYNCKAWVNNGVSQGWEESVPVTVTVHGEHLTAATLAAP, encoded by the exons ATGGCAGGTCTccaccccactgtccccaaccctgcaatggccctggcaggctggtgtcccctgtcactcgcaggtgcccagaccacccagctcctggtggagcccccctggaggccggcggtgctgtgggaccgggtgacactgacctgccaggacTCGGGGACAGCTGGTGacaccacctggtacaaggatgggcagcgctggaggcaggagggaggcaACAACTTCACTGTCACCGAGAGTGGCACCTACACGTGTGAGAGACCTGAAAGTGGGTGCAGCCCGCCCGTGAACGTCTCAGACG ACCaggtggtgctgcaggtgccagcgcgggcactgctggagggggaaACGCTGACACTGCGCTGCCGGTACAGGCAGGAGAAGTTGGCCACTCTGGTGTTCTACCGCGAGGAGACAGAACTGGGGAGGCTCTACAATGGgaccgagctgtccctgtcccctctgcagctgaaccacagcGGCCGCTACAACTGCAAGGCCTGGGTGAACAACGGGGTATCACAAGGATGGGAGGAGTCAGTgccggtgacagtgacagtgcatggtgagcacCTCACAGCCGCCACCCTGGCAGCCCCATAG